The following are from one region of the Biomphalaria glabrata chromosome 4, xgBioGlab47.1, whole genome shotgun sequence genome:
- the LOC129925973 gene encoding uncharacterized protein LOC129925973 — MENFNEAVVSEQFVRKPVISEPVVSEPVVREPVVREPVVREPVVFVRKPVVRKPVVCEPVVRKPVVCEPVVRKPVISEPVVSEPVVFVRKPVVCEPFVRKPVVCEPVVRKPVFCEPVACEPVVRKSVVCEPDVFVCEPVVSE; from the exons atgGAAAATTTCAATGAAGCAGTTGTCTCTGAGCAATTCGTCAGAAAACCAGTTATCAGTGAACCAGTTGTCAGTGAACCAGTTGTCCGTGAGCCAGTTGTCCGTGAGCCAGTTGTCCGTGagccagttgtct ttgtccgAAAACCAGTTGTCAGAAAACCAGTTGTTTGTGAGCCAGTTGTCAGaaaaccagttgtctgtgagccagtTGTCAGAAAACCAGTTATCAGTGAACCAGTTGTcagtgaaccagttgtct tTGTCAGAAAACCAGTTGTTTGTGAGCCATTTGTCAGaaaaccagttgtctgtgagccagtTGTCAGAAAACCAGTTTTCTGTGAACCAGTTgcctgtgagccagttgtcaGAAAatcagttgtctgtgaaccagatGTCT ttgtctgtgagccagtTGTCAGTGAATAA